In Dyadobacter subterraneus, a single genomic region encodes these proteins:
- a CDS encoding glycosyltransferase, which translates to MNGEQREKWIHKNAYYYKCLTTYLKFIIPEGSSVLEIGSGTGFLLEKLKPSRGVGIDSSPEMISYAKEHRSQYAYHLMDAEDITLDETFDYVLISDTVGSFIDVQNVFEQVQKACNAETRLIITSTNFIWRPVLNLAENLGMKMPQKRQNWLDIGDITNLLELAGFDVIDNYKKTIFPKYIPLVSTFLNKYVGNLPLFNALGLITCLVARSKKQLPKPAEEITVSVVIPARNEKGNIEALIRRTPQMGKHTEIIFVEGNSTDDTWAEIQRLGTYYKEFYDIKWIQQDGKGKGDAVRKGYSIATGDILMILDADMTVAPEELPKFFNAIASGKGEYINGTRLVYPMEDQAMRFLNLLGNKFFSMAFSWLLGQNLKDTLCGTKVMSRENYLKLAANRAYFGEFDPFGDFDLIFGSAKLNLKFIEVPIRYKARTYGETNISRFKHGWLLLKMTFFALNKIKFV; encoded by the coding sequence ATGAATGGGGAACAAAGAGAAAAATGGATCCACAAAAATGCTTATTACTACAAATGCCTGACGACTTACCTCAAATTTATCATTCCTGAGGGATCTTCTGTGTTGGAAATTGGCAGCGGTACGGGCTTTCTTTTAGAAAAACTTAAACCTTCGCGTGGTGTTGGCATTGACTCATCTCCTGAGATGATCAGTTATGCAAAAGAGCATCGTAGTCAATATGCTTACCATCTGATGGATGCTGAGGATATTACACTGGATGAAACCTTTGATTACGTTCTCATCAGTGATACGGTGGGCAGTTTTATTGATGTTCAGAATGTTTTTGAACAGGTGCAAAAAGCATGTAATGCAGAAACCCGTCTGATTATTACTTCGACGAATTTTATCTGGCGGCCGGTATTAAACCTGGCTGAAAATCTGGGTATGAAAATGCCTCAGAAAAGACAAAACTGGCTGGATATCGGAGATATTACCAACTTACTTGAACTGGCTGGTTTTGATGTAATCGACAATTACAAAAAGACTATTTTTCCAAAATACATTCCTTTGGTATCCACATTTCTGAACAAATATGTCGGCAATTTGCCGTTGTTCAACGCACTTGGGCTGATTACCTGTCTGGTTGCCAGAAGCAAAAAACAGTTGCCAAAACCGGCAGAAGAAATTACGGTGAGTGTTGTTATTCCTGCGCGTAACGAAAAGGGAAATATTGAAGCGTTGATCCGCAGAACCCCACAAATGGGAAAACATACAGAAATTATTTTTGTAGAAGGGAATTCAACCGATGATACCTGGGCAGAAATTCAGCGGCTGGGAACCTATTACAAGGAATTTTATGATATTAAATGGATTCAGCAGGATGGAAAAGGGAAGGGTGATGCAGTCAGGAAAGGTTATAGCATTGCCACAGGTGATATTTTGATGATTCTGGATGCAGACATGACCGTGGCTCCCGAAGAACTGCCCAAGTTCTTTAATGCCATTGCTTCCGGAAAAGGAGAATATATCAATGGAACGCGGCTCGTGTATCCGATGGAAGATCAGGCTATGAGATTTTTGAACTTACTGGGAAACAAGTTTTTCAGTATGGCATTTTCCTGGTTATTGGGTCAAAACCTGAAAGATACACTTTGCGGAACAAAAGTAATGAGCCGCGAAAACTACTTAAAGCTTGCTGCTAACCGTGCATATTTTGGTGAATTCGACCCGTTCGGGGACTTTGATTTAATATTTGGATCGGCCAAACTCAATCTTAAATTTATTGAAGTACCTATCCGCTACAAAGCACGAACCTACGGAGAGACCAATATTTCCCGTTTCAAACATGGATGGCTGCTTTTGAAAATGACCTTTTTTGCGTTGAACAAAATCAAATTTGTGTAA
- a CDS encoding antibiotic biosynthesis monooxygenase — protein MPIHVAITRKVLPGKEEEFKQALRRFLGESFLHGGVEGAGMITALPGTDGREIGILRTFADEAERDAFYNSELFRNWEDYASTITEEPVYRQLNGLEAWFRSPLPPPRWKMALATLCGVYPTSLFLSFALGPLIQTFPLMLRIFIIAACMVGLLTWVVMPQVIKVMKPWLQSSK, from the coding sequence ATGCCTATTCATGTCGCCATCACACGCAAGGTTCTCCCAGGAAAAGAGGAGGAATTCAAACAAGCTCTTCGCCGTTTCCTGGGAGAATCTTTTTTGCACGGAGGTGTGGAAGGAGCCGGGATGATCACGGCTTTGCCAGGTACTGACGGACGTGAAATCGGTATTCTTCGGACTTTTGCCGATGAAGCCGAGCGGGACGCTTTTTATAATTCGGAATTATTTCGAAACTGGGAGGATTATGCATCCACCATAACAGAAGAACCAGTTTACCGTCAACTCAATGGGCTGGAAGCATGGTTTCGTTCACCACTGCCTCCGCCGAGATGGAAAATGGCACTAGCCACACTTTGCGGCGTTTATCCAACGAGCTTATTTTTATCTTTTGCATTAGGTCCTCTCATTCAGACATTTCCTTTGATGCTCCGTATTTTTATTATCGCAGCGTGCATGGTAGGCTTGTTAACCTGGGTAGTAATGCCTCAGGTTATTAAAGTAATGAAACCGTGGCTTCAAAGTAGCAAGTGA
- a CDS encoding alpha/beta fold hydrolase — translation MKLIFTALLLYPFLSYAQTSTLSDEEIHQYFLEAKTRFSAFEKIHGHFIETANVKMHYLTWGKPSGTPFIWIHGSLSSAYEILPFADKLVKAGYYVIAIDYYGHGQTNIPEHEVSLYHVADDIKFLMDRLKISKAVAGGWSRGGFIATAFYDAYPKKVLGLILEDGGSVSINTNYHKMDSVTLLKKVKENASQVLTDTSYATAFEAYRAFFDKSQNDDQFELLNWVKQDKTGKWVFGAGLWKLFNMSTYEQSLDNILRPTRAPLFAESMSVIEPKIIFRNLKVPVMILDPVSKGDLFPFEKENQALKNKYPYLISHEIFEDTGHNIHYQRPEKFTDKLIAFLQTVRSFAKK, via the coding sequence ATGAAATTAATTTTTACTGCTCTGCTTTTATATCCATTTCTATCATATGCCCAGACATCAACTTTGTCTGATGAAGAAATCCATCAGTATTTTTTAGAAGCCAAAACCAGATTTTCAGCTTTTGAAAAAATACATGGCCATTTTATAGAAACGGCAAATGTGAAGATGCATTATCTCACCTGGGGCAAGCCTTCCGGTACACCCTTCATTTGGATACATGGGAGTTTGAGCAGCGCCTATGAGATTTTGCCTTTTGCGGATAAACTGGTAAAAGCAGGTTATTATGTTATCGCCATTGACTATTACGGTCACGGCCAGACAAATATTCCTGAACATGAAGTATCACTTTACCATGTGGCAGATGATATCAAGTTTTTGATGGATCGTTTAAAAATCAGTAAAGCTGTCGCTGGCGGATGGTCACGGGGCGGTTTTATCGCCACGGCTTTTTATGATGCTTATCCAAAAAAAGTACTGGGATTGATTTTGGAAGACGGAGGTTCGGTATCAATAAATACCAATTATCATAAAATGGACTCAGTTACGCTGCTTAAAAAAGTAAAAGAAAATGCCAGTCAGGTATTAACTGATACTTCGTATGCCACCGCCTTTGAGGCCTACCGGGCCTTTTTTGACAAGAGCCAGAATGATGATCAGTTTGAATTACTAAACTGGGTAAAACAGGATAAAACCGGGAAGTGGGTTTTTGGCGCCGGCTTATGGAAATTATTTAACATGAGCACCTATGAGCAATCTCTGGACAACATTTTACGTCCCACACGAGCGCCGCTTTTTGCAGAATCCATGTCAGTGATTGAGCCGAAAATTATCTTTCGAAATCTGAAAGTCCCGGTGATGATACTGGATCCGGTCAGTAAGGGTGATTTATTTCCGTTTGAAAAGGAAAATCAGGCATTGAAAAATAAATATCCGTATTTAATCAGCCATGAAATATTTGAAGATACCGGTCATAATATTCATTACCAGCGTCCGGAAAAATTTACCGATAAGTTGATTGCTTTTCTTCAAACCGTGCGATCATTTGCCAAAAAATAA
- a CDS encoding sugar phosphate isomerase/epimerase family protein, whose product MLIDRKTFLKEVSLFAGASMISADLFANLALPVKSDIKLGFVTYLWGKDWDVATIIKNCSQANIHGAELRVEHAHKVMPELNQTQRSEVKKQFADSPVKLVGLGTNQQYDYPDQNLLKASMDRTKEFIRLSADVGGSGVKVKPNGLHKDVPVEKTLAQIGASLHELAQYAADLGQQLRLEVHGEETQELPNIKKIMEYANHPNAKICWNCNPQDLNGKGFQYNFDLVKQYFGDTCHVRELDRTDYPYKDLLANLNKMNYKGWVLLECHTNPDDKLKSMIEQRKVFDRMI is encoded by the coding sequence ATGCTAATCGATAGAAAAACATTCCTGAAAGAAGTTTCTTTGTTCGCAGGTGCTTCCATGATTTCGGCAGATTTATTTGCAAACTTGGCACTGCCGGTCAAAAGTGATATTAAATTAGGATTCGTAACCTATCTGTGGGGCAAAGACTGGGATGTGGCGACTATTATTAAAAATTGCTCACAAGCCAATATCCACGGAGCTGAACTGCGGGTAGAACATGCGCACAAAGTGATGCCGGAGCTTAACCAAACCCAAAGATCAGAAGTTAAAAAGCAGTTTGCAGACAGTCCGGTAAAACTTGTTGGGCTTGGTACCAATCAGCAATATGATTATCCGGATCAAAATCTGCTGAAAGCTTCCATGGACCGGACTAAGGAATTTATCCGGTTAAGCGCTGATGTTGGTGGCTCGGGTGTGAAGGTAAAACCAAATGGTCTGCATAAGGATGTCCCGGTTGAAAAGACACTGGCCCAGATTGGCGCGTCCCTTCATGAACTTGCCCAATATGCCGCCGATCTTGGACAGCAACTAAGACTTGAAGTACATGGTGAGGAAACGCAGGAACTGCCTAATATCAAAAAGATCATGGAGTACGCCAATCATCCAAACGCAAAAATATGCTGGAATTGCAATCCCCAGGATTTAAATGGAAAAGGGTTTCAATATAATTTTGATCTTGTAAAGCAGTATTTTGGTGATACTTGCCACGTACGGGAGTTGGACAGAACTGATTATCCCTACAAAGACCTTCTGGCAAATCTTAACAAAATGAATTACAAAGGCTGGGTTCTTTTGGAATGCCATACAAACCCTGACGACAAATTAAAATCAATGATCGAACAACGTAAAGTTTTTGATCGCATGATTTAA
- a CDS encoding response regulator encodes MQQLSQPLIAIVDDSAVVRTFTAFLLANYDFEVVFDAEDGQECIDKMHQVEQLPDIVILDIEMPVMDGFQAAAILKTNWPEVKIIAFSNMNDSSSKEKILAAGAEAFVTKESDITEKLIDIINKIWQQNQIRIES; translated from the coding sequence ATGCAGCAATTATCCCAACCCTTAATTGCCATAGTCGATGACAGCGCTGTGGTCCGGACTTTCACCGCTTTTCTTCTGGCTAATTATGATTTTGAAGTCGTGTTCGATGCTGAAGATGGCCAGGAGTGTATCGACAAAATGCACCAGGTGGAACAGCTTCCCGATATTGTTATTCTCGATATTGAAATGCCTGTTATGGACGGTTTTCAAGCCGCGGCAATTTTGAAAACAAATTGGCCTGAGGTGAAAATTATCGCGTTTTCCAACATGAATGATTCTTCATCAAAAGAAAAGATTCTGGCCGCAGGTGCCGAGGCGTTTGTAACCAAAGAAAGTGACATCACTGAAAAACTCATTGACATTATTAATAAAATCTGGCAACAAAATCAAATTAGGATCGAATCATGA
- a CDS encoding SRPBCC family protein — translation MAKNLSTIFLNASVSKVWDALTKPELVKLWQYGSELVTTWEVGSTIRFSVAWDGKLFEQWGVILEIRPKELIKYSLFAPRPGLEDKPENYFIMHYILTDENGQVKLEILQEDNRPGAVQEAPQGEENPVLKMLKDIVESAG, via the coding sequence ATGGCTAAAAATCTTTCTACTATTTTCTTAAATGCTTCCGTTTCAAAAGTCTGGGATGCGCTTACAAAACCTGAACTTGTCAAATTATGGCAATATGGGAGTGAATTAGTTACTACATGGGAAGTTGGCAGCACTATAAGATTTAGCGTTGCCTGGGATGGAAAACTGTTCGAACAATGGGGAGTAATATTAGAAATTCGCCCTAAGGAATTGATAAAGTACAGTCTTTTTGCGCCTCGTCCGGGGCTGGAAGACAAACCCGAAAATTATTTCATCATGCATTACATTTTGACAGATGAAAACGGGCAGGTAAAACTTGAAATTTTACAGGAAGATAACAGGCCTGGTGCCGTTCAGGAAGCGCCGCAAGGAGAAGAAAACCCGGTTTTAAAAATGTTAAAGGATATTGTTGAATCTGCCGGATAA
- a CDS encoding ligand-binding sensor domain-containing protein, which translates to MFTRIFLIALICLWFTTGHSQSYSEKYAVSQYTDENGLPQNSVKSIAADKNGFIWLATENGLVRFDGHHFYTFDKTNSSLLSPRFYSLLPDMTGNTNRIYAIGDNLDDVMRIESPNAVDDSQYYTKQISRVPHSHTDHDRTASGLPNSLIQMSDRLLHYYMILVPSRIGTFYIIQRNKIEFFTNWKKSWDFAYKTSDFNEYFISNGTLFRFSADGDLLRFKVDGLEKIHLAGDMLNDRSNTEGKKKNTIFWNNVSDQVFIKSDKKFYYVDDIKAGQCNTRLILDGFDLDANIIQTAYFDKEKNRLFLGSSTLGLFVFTAKDFRTLRFGNKDSENIFYAQTVFGKSQVVTAQGNVLGLIDSGPKTGEIYNSILPSVKSGYKGDGSSIVTDKRGIIWSKSGYHLYQHDAKGENLLQHWDMGDQIYTMYVDDTGRIWFSVYHKGLYFIDPDGPAKKPAPFKGPVIEDMMYISKGNDQKLWLITHHGLFSAEIQTGKTAVVPGTEKLIIRSIYIPRTTKTNGSENPGNKGIFITTMGDGILYYSGNKLIQLPLDANKYISAAHYIVEDKKGFLWIPTNKGLLQFAKKDFLQFVKESENGCEKPQKPFFLYYNKENGFITNEFNGGGQPSYVRLPDGSVSLPSMNGLVWFTPEKIKPELPDKSFFFDRIEIRDKTNFIKGDTILLEKDPQRVSLHIASPYFGNNYNTNLSYAITKSDYKPAAPDWIYLKSEDPTIRFSELSSGKYTVSVRKTSGFGEGNYVFKTITVIIPKHWYETFLFRLAVAIIFIAAVFMFIRSRTRYLKKQNQELEMKIKARTQSLEETLHQLQISEKELNKQMHIRTRLVASISHDIRTPMKFLIYASEKIEPLMDVHRYDQVALIGKNITISAKQINQLLENMIQYIKTQFKGEHIRFSEVLLYPLINEKITFFSSATQEHQNTFIHETGQDVTVLSNMHLLGVVIHNIIDNANKFTYNGEIHIFTETHADKLHLIIADSGSGISSNLAHWLNTEDDVNEKTLEVSQEFNGLGLLMIKEISTMLGIKLLVENDHGTRFHLIFNT; encoded by the coding sequence ATGTTTACAAGAATATTCTTAATTGCTTTGATATGCCTGTGGTTTACCACCGGGCATTCCCAGTCATACTCTGAAAAATATGCAGTCAGTCAATATACCGATGAAAACGGGCTGCCTCAAAATAGTGTTAAAAGTATTGCAGCGGATAAAAACGGCTTTATTTGGCTTGCTACCGAAAACGGGCTCGTGCGCTTCGACGGCCATCATTTTTATACTTTTGATAAAACCAATTCAAGTTTATTAAGTCCAAGATTTTATTCCCTTCTGCCGGACATGACCGGTAATACCAACAGAATTTATGCCATTGGTGATAATTTGGACGATGTTATGCGTATTGAAAGTCCCAACGCTGTTGATGATTCTCAATATTATACAAAGCAAATTTCACGGGTTCCGCACAGCCACACCGATCACGACAGAACGGCTTCCGGCCTGCCAAATAGTTTGATCCAGATGTCGGACAGACTGCTTCACTATTACATGATCCTGGTTCCTTCGCGCATTGGCACGTTTTATATTATACAGAGAAACAAGATCGAATTTTTTACCAACTGGAAAAAATCGTGGGATTTTGCTTACAAAACCAGTGATTTTAATGAGTACTTTATTTCAAACGGTACCTTGTTTCGTTTCTCGGCGGATGGAGATCTGTTAAGATTTAAAGTAGATGGTCTGGAAAAAATTCATCTCGCAGGTGATATGCTTAATGATCGTTCCAACACGGAAGGAAAGAAAAAAAATACCATTTTCTGGAATAATGTATCTGATCAGGTTTTCATTAAGTCGGACAAAAAATTCTACTACGTAGATGATATTAAAGCAGGTCAGTGCAACACGCGCCTGATTTTGGACGGCTTTGACCTTGATGCCAATATCATTCAAACTGCATATTTTGATAAGGAAAAGAATAGACTTTTTCTGGGCAGCTCCACCCTTGGTCTATTTGTTTTCACAGCCAAGGATTTCCGGACGCTTCGCTTTGGAAATAAGGATTCTGAAAATATATTTTACGCACAAACGGTTTTCGGCAAAAGTCAGGTTGTTACAGCCCAGGGCAATGTACTTGGACTAATTGATTCCGGCCCTAAAACCGGAGAAATTTACAATAGCATATTACCCTCTGTCAAATCAGGCTACAAGGGCGACGGTTCCAGTATTGTTACAGATAAAAGGGGAATTATCTGGTCAAAGTCGGGCTACCATCTTTATCAGCACGATGCAAAAGGAGAAAATCTCCTTCAGCACTGGGACATGGGAGATCAGATTTATACCATGTATGTGGATGATACTGGCCGGATCTGGTTTTCGGTATATCATAAAGGTCTTTACTTTATTGATCCGGACGGGCCTGCGAAAAAGCCGGCCCCTTTCAAAGGTCCCGTCATTGAGGATATGATGTACATTTCGAAAGGAAATGATCAAAAGCTCTGGCTGATAACCCACCATGGATTGTTTTCCGCTGAAATCCAAACAGGTAAGACAGCGGTGGTTCCCGGAACGGAAAAATTAATTATCAGAAGCATTTATATTCCCAGGACGACTAAAACCAATGGTTCAGAAAATCCAGGCAATAAAGGGATTTTTATAACAACCATGGGCGATGGAATTTTGTATTACTCCGGGAACAAACTGATACAGCTACCTCTGGATGCAAACAAGTACATTTCCGCAGCACATTACATTGTGGAAGATAAAAAAGGATTTCTGTGGATACCTACCAACAAGGGATTGTTGCAGTTTGCAAAAAAGGACTTTCTTCAATTTGTGAAAGAATCTGAAAATGGATGCGAAAAGCCCCAAAAACCGTTTTTTCTATATTACAATAAAGAAAACGGATTTATTACCAATGAGTTTAATGGCGGAGGTCAGCCAAGTTATGTACGACTTCCGGATGGCTCTGTTTCACTTCCTTCCATGAACGGCCTGGTGTGGTTTACGCCGGAAAAGATTAAACCGGAACTTCCTGATAAAAGTTTTTTCTTTGACAGAATTGAAATTCGGGATAAGACAAATTTTATAAAAGGCGATACAATTTTGCTCGAAAAGGATCCGCAGCGGGTTAGTCTTCACATCGCCTCACCTTATTTTGGCAATAATTATAATACGAATTTATCCTACGCGATAACAAAATCGGATTATAAGCCGGCTGCCCCGGACTGGATATATTTGAAATCTGAGGATCCCACCATCCGGTTTTCAGAACTTTCGTCAGGCAAATACACCGTCAGCGTGCGGAAAACCAGCGGGTTTGGGGAAGGAAATTATGTTTTCAAAACAATTACTGTCATCATTCCAAAACACTGGTATGAAACATTTCTGTTCAGATTAGCCGTCGCAATAATTTTTATAGCAGCCGTTTTTATGTTTATCCGGTCCCGAACCCGTTATCTTAAAAAACAAAACCAGGAGCTGGAAATGAAAATAAAGGCCCGGACGCAATCTCTGGAAGAGACGCTGCACCAGCTTCAAATTTCTGAAAAAGAATTGAACAAGCAGATGCATATCAGAACGCGCCTTGTAGCATCCATCAGCCATGATATCAGAACGCCCATGAAATTTTTGATATACGCATCCGAAAAGATCGAGCCGCTGATGGATGTCCACAGATATGATCAGGTTGCGCTGATTGGAAAAAATATTACGATTTCTGCGAAACAGATCAATCAGCTTCTTGAAAACATGATCCAGTATATCAAAACCCAGTTTAAAGGAGAACATATCAGATTTAGCGAGGTTTTGCTGTATCCATTGATTAATGAAAAAATCACATTTTTTTCCTCGGCAACCCAGGAGCATCAAAATACTTTTATTCATGAAACCGGGCAGGACGTAACGGTTTTATCCAATATGCATTTGCTTGGCGTGGTGATACATAATATCATAGATAACGCTAATAAATTTACCTACAACGGTGAGATCCATATTTTTACTGAAACGCATGCGGATAAACTGCACCTGATAATAGCCGACAGCGGCTCCGGCATTTCTTCAAATCTGGCACACTGGCTGAACACAGAGGATGATGTTAACGAAAAAACACTCGAAGTTTCGCAGGAATTTAATGGATTGGGGTTGTTGATGATAAAGGAAATTAGTACTATGCTTGGCATTAAGCTTCTGGTTGAAAATGATCATGGAACCCGCTTTCATTTGATATTTAATACATAA
- a CDS encoding Crp/Fnr family transcriptional regulator: MSAKQAHPAQLSTIFEKFRAKFPVSPEKWEDYTNRFKRIQVPAKTVLLREGEISRKAYLIEKGCLRVWFDNKGEEVTFQFFFENSTVSSIESFKKGTPSLFSLETIEPCTLWWIEKSDVDNLIEEVSEIPAMRNQIMNALFERTLHYMQHFLSFVRDTPQERYENLLNHQPFIVQRIPQHYIASYLGISRVHLSRLKNKIARGK; encoded by the coding sequence ATGTCTGCTAAACAAGCTCATCCTGCTCAGCTGTCAACCATATTTGAAAAATTCAGGGCAAAATTTCCGGTATCACCTGAAAAGTGGGAAGATTATACCAATCGTTTTAAACGCATACAGGTTCCGGCCAAAACCGTTTTACTACGGGAAGGTGAAATATCCCGCAAGGCTTATCTGATCGAGAAAGGCTGCCTCCGGGTATGGTTTGACAACAAAGGTGAAGAAGTGACATTTCAATTCTTTTTTGAAAATAGTACCGTATCTTCCATTGAAAGCTTCAAAAAGGGCACTCCCAGCCTCTTTTCCCTAGAAACAATCGAGCCGTGCACTTTGTGGTGGATTGAGAAAAGTGATGTGGATAATCTCATAGAGGAAGTCAGCGAAATCCCCGCTATGCGGAATCAAATTATGAATGCTCTTTTTGAGCGCACGCTTCACTATATGCAGCATTTTCTTTCTTTTGTCCGCGATACGCCGCAGGAACGCTATGAAAACCTGTTGAATCATCAGCCCTTTATTGTGCAGCGCATTCCCCAGCATTATATCGCCTCTTATCTGGGAATTAGCCGGGTGCATTTAAGCCGGCTCAAAAATAAAATTGCCCGCGGAAAATGA
- a CDS encoding 3-oxoacyl-ACP reductase family protein, with protein sequence MENKKLEGKIALVTGASRGLGREIAISLAKEGATVILNYKSSAAQAQGIVSQIISFGEKAYAVQADVSNEAEVLALFSQINKLAGNVDILVNNAGINPVKPLLELTLADFRQSLDVNLTSAFLATQAAIPSMIEKNFGRIINISSVAAQLGGVIGPHYAAAKAGMIGLTHSYAAMLAKYGGITSNAIAPALIETDMIKGNTNIKPGIIPIGRFGQPDEVSDVVILLATNGYITGQTINVNGGWYMS encoded by the coding sequence ATGGAAAATAAAAAGCTGGAAGGCAAAATTGCACTGGTAACAGGTGCGTCCAGGGGCCTGGGAAGGGAAATCGCGATAAGTCTTGCCAAAGAAGGTGCGACGGTTATTTTAAATTATAAAAGCAGTGCGGCACAGGCTCAGGGAATTGTTTCACAAATTATTTCTTTTGGGGAAAAAGCGTATGCAGTTCAGGCTGATGTATCAAATGAAGCTGAGGTTCTGGCTTTGTTTTCGCAGATTAACAAATTGGCAGGTAATGTTGATATTTTAGTTAATAATGCCGGGATCAATCCTGTAAAACCATTGCTGGAACTAACACTGGCGGATTTTCGGCAGTCACTTGACGTGAATCTGACTTCGGCTTTTCTCGCAACGCAGGCTGCTATTCCTTCTATGATCGAAAAAAACTTTGGCCGGATTATCAATATTTCTTCCGTTGCCGCACAGCTTGGCGGTGTAATCGGTCCGCATTATGCAGCCGCCAAGGCGGGCATGATCGGCCTCACGCATTCATATGCTGCGATGCTCGCAAAATATGGCGGCATCACGTCTAACGCCATTGCGCCAGCCCTTATTGAAACCGATATGATCAAAGGCAATACTAATATAAAACCTGGAATTATTCCGATTGGCCGTTTTGGGCAACCGGATGAAGTATCGGATGTTGTGATATTATTAGCCACAAACGGCTATATTACCGGCCAGACCATCAACGTTAATGGCGGCTGGTATATGAGTTGA
- a CDS encoding isochorismatase family protein produces the protein MIPITDANNTQTCLLVIDMQNASFSPEFPCYDTVGVLERINAITDLSRKKGIPVILVQHNGSTQNEYVPMTTDWELLPDLIVEKTDILLEKTANDVFYNTDLETGLKAVNITNLIITGAATEFCVDSSVQSALTKDFNVLIVDDAHTTADKPHLSGEQITKHYNWVWSNLTPTKGKIEIKSCETILKELA, from the coding sequence ATGATTCCAATTACAGATGCCAATAACACGCAAACTTGTTTGTTGGTTATTGATATGCAAAACGCCTCATTTAGTCCTGAATTTCCTTGTTATGATACGGTGGGAGTGCTGGAAAGAATTAATGCGATCACAGATTTATCCCGGAAAAAAGGAATCCCTGTGATTTTGGTACAGCATAACGGAAGTACCCAGAACGAATATGTTCCAATGACTACTGATTGGGAATTATTGCCAGATTTAATCGTTGAGAAAACAGATATTTTGCTGGAAAAAACGGCTAATGACGTATTTTATAACACAGATCTTGAAACAGGTTTAAAAGCGGTGAATATTACAAATTTGATTATTACGGGTGCTGCAACGGAATTTTGTGTGGATTCAAGTGTACAATCAGCCCTGACAAAAGACTTCAACGTGCTGATTGTAGATGACGCGCATACAACAGCAGACAAACCGCATTTAAGTGGTGAGCAAATTACTAAACATTATAATTGGGTATGGAGCAATTTGACGCCAACAAAAGGTAAGATTGAGATTAAAAGCTGTGAAACCATTTTAAAAGAACTGGCATAA
- a CDS encoding RNA polymerase sigma factor produces MTHDIFFKLILRLSTFREDAKFSTWLYSITYNHCMDQLRSNKRSQETVYDESVEIPDDTTLNNLFDHDDVEARKFQHTMDQLTVDEKGLLLMKYADELSIRDIAEILKVTESSVKMRLLRTKEKFRNKYMETVFFLGILLVKVIELLRYFFVR; encoded by the coding sequence TTGACGCATGATATTTTTTTCAAATTAATTCTGAGACTCAGCACTTTCAGGGAAGATGCCAAGTTTTCAACCTGGCTTTATTCCATTACTTACAACCATTGCATGGACCAACTCCGGTCTAATAAAAGAAGTCAGGAAACAGTATATGATGAATCGGTTGAAATTCCGGATGACACTACTTTAAATAATCTGTTTGATCATGACGATGTTGAAGCCCGCAAATTTCAGCACACCATGGACCAGCTTACAGTGGATGAAAAAGGGCTTTTATTGATGAAATATGCTGATGAGCTAAGTATACGCGACATTGCCGAGATACTCAAAGTGACGGAAAGTTCGGTGAAAATGCGATTGTTAAGAACAAAAGAAAAATTCAGGAACAAGTATATGGAAACGGTTTTCTTCCTGGGAATTTTACTGGTTAAGGTAATAGAATTATTAAGATATTTTTTTGTCAGGTAA